The Salminus brasiliensis chromosome 3, fSalBra1.hap2, whole genome shotgun sequence genome contains a region encoding:
- the LOC140551210 gene encoding olfactory receptor class A-like protein 4, whose protein sequence is MEINGTITAIKKGTAGQLSSVPMAMYLILVMLGVFGNAMVIAVVGESIVREPGGGRNSDMILVNMAFSNLMVSMTRNILLVVSDLGLEVLPGKDWCQLLMGMWVWLRSVNVWSTFFLSAFHFHTLRRIAPPIASLSGPRGPPKGILLGFAFIWTSNLLYSVPAFVYSTSGGKNATETLMLVSSTTRPLLGCLWDFPSVYSGLAFATTSMVIHEVIPIVLMSVANLGSLLTLYAHGNTHSSGNKVQDAPVIRRVPAERRAAKVILALILLFIMSWSASVISVNYFNYNRGASSTYLLVLARFSNSLFIAFSPIILAVGHRRLRAFMKSIISH, encoded by the exons ATGGAGATCAATGGAACAATTACCGCAATCAAAAAGGGCACAGCAGGACAGTTATCATCTGTGCCCATGGCCATGTACCTGATCCTGGTGATGTTGGGTGTTTTTGGAAATGCCATGGTGATCGCTGTGGTGGGAGAGAGCATCGTACGGGAACCTGGAGGTGGACGCAATTCGGACATGATCCTTGTCAACATGGCCTTCTCCAACCTGATGGTGTCCATGACGAGGAACATCTTGCTGGTCGTCTCAGACCTAGGGCTCGAG GTGTTACCCGGTAAGGACTGGTGTCAGCTCCTGATGGGCATGTGGGTGTGGCTTCGTTCAGTGAATGTTTGGTCAACATTCTTCCTCAGCGCTTTCCATTTCCACACTTTAAGACGCATAGCCCCTCCCATTGCTAGCCTGAGCGGCCCCCGGGGTCCCCCCAAAGGCATTCTACTGGGGTTCGCCTTCATCTGGACCAGCAATCTCCTCTACTCAGTACCTGCCTTTGTTTACTCCACCAGTGGAGGAAAGAACGCCACAGAG ACGTTAATGTTGGTGAGCAGTACCACACGTCCATTACTGGGCTGCCTATGGGACTTCCCCTCTGTCTACAGTGGCCTGGCCTTTGCCACCACCTCCATGGTGATCCACGAGGTCATCCCCATCGTGCTCATGAGCGTCGCCAACCTGGGATCACTGCTCACACTGTATGCACacggaaacacacacagctctgggAATAAGGTCCAGGATGCTCCTGTCATTCGTAGGGTGCCTGCAGAGAGACGAGCAGCCaag GTGATTCTTGCCCTGATCCTTTTGTTCATCATGTCTTGGAGTGCCAGTGTGATCTCAGTGAACTACTTCAACTATAACCGTGGTGCCTCATCTACATACCTGCTGGTTCTCGCACGTTTCTCCAACAGCCTCTTTATTGCTTTTTCCCCCATTATACTGGCCGTGGGGCACCGGAGGCTCCGAGCATTCATGAAGTCTATCATCTCACACTGA
- the LOC140551043 gene encoding olfactory receptor class A-like protein 4, with protein sequence MEFNATEAPTAKGAWSLLSSAPLVCYVILVLMGILGNSVVICVVGEDIVRKQKGGRSSDMILVNMAFTNLMVSIVRNLLLVLTDMGIEMLPSKVWCQVLMGIWVWLRCANVWSTFFVSAFHFQTLRRVAPPVASLKRGPPPSLLMGFGLIWTLNLIYSVPAFMFSTKGGKNATETLMLVSSTTRPLLGCLWNFPSVYSGLAFATTSMVIHEIIPIVLMSITNLGSLLTLYAHGNKHHPTHKSEHAPVTNRVPAERRAAKVILALIILFITSWGASVVSVNYFNYNRGPSSAYMLIIARFSNSAFIALSPFILAVGHRRLRAVLKSVLTCKCN encoded by the exons ATGGAGTTCAACGCAACGGAAGCTCCAACTGCCAAGGGAGCGTGGTCCCTGCTGTCGTCTGCACCACTGGTTTGCTACGTCATCCTGGTGCTGATGGGAATTCTGGGAAACTCAGTGGTCATCTGCGTGGTGGGGGAGGACATCGTACGCAAGCAGAAAGGGGGGCGCAGCTCAGACATGATCCTGGTCAACATGGCCTTCACCAACCTGATGGTGTCCATAGTGAGGAACTTATTACTGGTCTTGACAGACATGGGGATCGAG ATGTTACCCTCTAAAGTCTGGTGCCAGGTTCTGATGGGCATATGGGTATGGCTGCGCTGTGCCAATGTTTGGTCAACGTTCTTCGTCAGCGCATTCCATTTTCAGACCTTGAGGCGGGTCGCCCCTCCTGTGGCTAGTCTAAAGAGAGGGCCCCCTCCATCTCTGCTGATGGGTTTCGGTCTGATCTGGACGCTTAATCTCATCTATTCAGTCCCTGCCTTCATGTTCTCTACTAAAGGAGGCAAGAATGCTACTGAG ACATTAATGTTGGTGAGCAGTACTACACGTCCATTACTGGGCTGCTTGTGGAACTTCCCCTCCGTCTACAGTGGCCTGGCCTTTGCCACCACCTCCATGGTGATCCACGAGATCATCCCCATTGTGCTTATGAGCATCACCAACCTGGGATCACTGCTCACACTGTATGCACACGGAAACAAGCATCACCCCACACACAAGAGTGAGCACGCTCCCGTCACGAACCGGGTGCCTGCAGAGAGACGAGCAGCCAAG GTGATCCTTGCcctcatcattttattcatCACCTCCTGGGGCGCCAGTGTCGTCTCAGTAAACTACTTTAACTATAACCGCGGTCCGTCATCTGCGTACATGCTGATCATAGCACGGTTTTCCAACAGTGCCTTCATTGCTTTGTCCCCTTTCATACTGGCTGTGGGACACAGGAGACTCCGAGCTGTCTTAAAGTCTGTTCTCACGTGCAAATGTAATTAA